In Leptospiraceae bacterium, one DNA window encodes the following:
- the tig gene encoding trigger factor, with protein MEYKVKKNNNATADLKITFSANDIEKGFKKAYEYAKSKVKIDGFRPGKAPLEMVEKILGDSVTEDAINIILQDGFNEIIEALTPAPIRFPQFKIEDFNRKKSMIATATYFTPAEVVLNKYKKLKYEEKKPKIADEDIAEKLKDIQNQLMKTQLKEENELSENFDIVEIEYSVSPNKNNLRFPKHESVHLVAEKKFEKFESHLIGVKAGQQLEFTIDTRDVTDSETPSSPDDKLTYSVKVLGIQKVILPELNDDLALEWDNTPSLAELKEKIKNIQYGYMQKELKSIAMDELADKVIEESKFTIPSIMIDEVTNDNFHRMVHYANLPHISMEEYAKMIDKPFNEVKENFNRNSEKLIKEWVSLLKIAEEEKIEVTDEDVNLWAIQESNGENPEKILKKLKKEGKEENIRKNLLFKKVRNFLYDTSEKKSTKEITFSEYIKIVTKIREV; from the coding sequence ATGGAATACAAAGTAAAAAAAAACAACAATGCAACCGCAGATTTAAAGATTACTTTTTCTGCAAATGATATTGAAAAAGGATTTAAAAAAGCTTACGAGTATGCAAAATCCAAAGTAAAGATTGACGGTTTTCGCCCCGGGAAGGCTCCCCTTGAGATGGTAGAAAAAATTCTTGGAGACTCTGTAACCGAGGATGCAATCAATATCATATTACAAGATGGGTTCAATGAAATCATTGAGGCCCTTACACCTGCTCCGATTCGTTTCCCCCAGTTCAAAATTGAAGATTTTAATAGAAAGAAATCTATGATTGCAACTGCTACCTATTTTACACCCGCCGAGGTAGTGTTGAATAAATACAAAAAGTTGAAATACGAAGAAAAAAAACCAAAAATTGCAGATGAAGATATTGCCGAAAAACTGAAAGACATTCAAAATCAGTTGATGAAAACTCAACTCAAAGAAGAAAATGAATTAAGCGAAAATTTTGATATTGTTGAAATTGAATATTCAGTTTCTCCAAATAAAAACAATCTGAGATTTCCGAAGCATGAAAGCGTTCATTTAGTCGCAGAGAAAAAGTTTGAAAAATTCGAGTCACATTTAATCGGTGTAAAAGCAGGTCAACAACTAGAATTCACTATTGACACAAGGGATGTTACTGACTCGGAAACCCCTTCAAGTCCTGACGATAAACTTACGTATTCAGTTAAAGTTTTAGGGATCCAAAAAGTAATTTTACCCGAATTAAATGATGACCTTGCATTAGAATGGGACAATACTCCAAGTCTTGCAGAGTTAAAAGAAAAAATAAAAAATATTCAATATGGATACATGCAAAAGGAATTAAAATCCATTGCTATGGACGAATTGGCAGACAAGGTCATAGAAGAATCCAAGTTTACGATTCCGAGTATCATGATAGACGAGGTTACCAACGATAACTTTCATAGGATGGTTCATTATGCAAATCTTCCCCACATTTCTATGGAAGAATACGCAAAAATGATCGATAAACCTTTCAATGAAGTTAAAGAAAATTTTAATAGGAACTCGGAAAAACTTATCAAAGAGTGGGTTAGTCTGCTAAAAATTGCAGAAGAAGAAAAAATTGAGGTAACGGATGAAGACGTAAATCTTTGGGCAATCCAAGAATCTAATGGAGAAAACCCTGAAAAAATCCTAAAAAAGCTAAAAAAAGAAGGCAAAGAAGAAAACATAAGAAAAAACCTGCTTTTTAAAAAAGTGAGAAACTTTTTATATGACACAAGTGAAAAAAAATCCACAAAAGAAATTACTTTTTCCGAATACATAAAAATCGTAACCAAAATTAGAGAGGTGTGA
- the dnaE gene encoding DNA polymerase III subunit alpha: MKESDFTHLHLHTTYSMLDGAIRIPELMKHVKKLGMSAVAMTDHGNMFGAIEFYREATKEGIKPIIGCEFYVSPNRSEERELDSIPDGSAYHLILLVKDEIGYKNILKLASRSYTEGFYKKARIDYELLESHSEGLVCLSACLAGEIPRKAMEGKDKEAIQLAGKLHEIFRKEDFYLEIQKHGIKEQEIVAKSLIEYSKNNNIPLVLTNDSHFLTKEDHSAQDILLRIGLQKKIDEELKFGFNPEFFVKSPEEMSLLYPEIPEAFLKTLEIRDKCNLKLSFGNHLLPEFDVPKGYNSETYLEELVNEGIKKRYSHITKEIQDRVNFEMDTIRKMNFSGYFLIVQDYIEFARREKIPVGPGRGSAAGSIVSYAIGMTNVDPLRYNLLFERFLNPDRKDMPDVDTDFCVERREEVINYIKSKYGEERVGQIVTFSSLAAKAALKDVARVLNISYAESNEISKAFPGKPGTSIKSALEISKDLREFQNKNETNQKLFAIADRLEGNFRQPGRHAAGVVISPYPLEEVVPLSTVAEKGKSGRAIVTQYDKDNLESVGLIKMDILGLNNLTTIDYAVKLIEKRKNIKIQIDEIPLDDSATFTLLKKANTLGIFQLESPGITDLVAKSQVKTFEEIVALIALYRPGPMESGMLQDYLDRKSGKQKVTYPHESCETVLKETFGVAVYQEQVMSISRIVGGFTMGESDMLRKAMAKKKAELMEPLRKKFIEGAIQKGHSEKFAKELFDLLEKFGGYGFNKSHSVAYALITYQTAYLKANYPTEYFTALLITGNGDTSTIVKYVNNAREMGIKILNPDVNESDSNFTIPEDNTIRFGLSALKGVGELASENIILARKDKKSFSNFMEFLTSIDLRLVNKKVFEALIQAGALDSFGYTRKCLFNSLDQITNYAIKEQERKSEGQISLFEMSDNESISLNIPKSSEEWGLDEKLKNEKLITGFFLSGHPLDKFKFKLKNLPTSTIEKIDNVNSGSNIELAGIITKPQLKLTKKNEEFMNFKLEDYTGEIDCTIFPKTYQKFKELLKEDNPVFLKGILEKVEVGESDLRGQVIVNSMEILSEDSLEKRLERSLHIKIDTTDFANTELVMRLYSILTSFKGDSSVFFHLLQSSTEKKVIKAHPHYSIEPTNELMMRLTEILGDGTVFCSVGEELKSYSKKI; this comes from the coding sequence ATGAAAGAATCTGATTTTACACATTTGCATCTGCACACTACCTACTCCATGTTAGATGGAGCTATAAGAATACCTGAGTTAATGAAACACGTAAAAAAACTCGGGATGAGCGCAGTCGCTATGACCGATCACGGTAATATGTTTGGGGCAATTGAATTTTACAGAGAAGCTACTAAAGAAGGGATTAAACCAATCATTGGGTGTGAATTTTACGTTTCACCAAACAGATCAGAGGAAAGAGAATTAGACAGTATTCCTGATGGAAGTGCTTACCACCTAATTTTATTAGTCAAAGATGAAATCGGCTATAAAAATATTTTGAAATTAGCAAGTAGATCCTACACAGAAGGATTTTATAAAAAAGCCAGAATAGATTACGAGCTTTTAGAATCCCACAGCGAAGGGTTGGTCTGTCTTTCAGCTTGTCTTGCTGGAGAAATCCCAAGAAAAGCTATGGAAGGTAAGGACAAAGAAGCAATTCAGTTGGCAGGAAAGCTGCATGAAATTTTCAGGAAAGAAGACTTCTATCTTGAAATTCAAAAACATGGGATAAAAGAGCAAGAAATTGTTGCAAAATCCTTAATAGAATATTCAAAGAACAATAATATTCCACTTGTACTGACAAACGATTCTCACTTCTTAACCAAGGAAGACCATTCCGCACAAGATATTTTACTCAGAATAGGACTACAAAAAAAAATTGACGAAGAATTAAAATTTGGATTTAACCCAGAATTTTTTGTAAAAAGCCCGGAAGAAATGAGTCTTTTGTATCCAGAAATTCCTGAAGCCTTTTTAAAAACTCTTGAAATTCGAGACAAGTGCAACCTGAAACTCAGCTTCGGAAATCACCTCTTACCAGAATTCGACGTACCAAAAGGATACAATAGCGAAACTTACTTAGAAGAATTAGTCAATGAAGGAATTAAGAAAAGATATTCCCATATAACAAAAGAAATCCAAGATAGAGTAAATTTTGAAATGGATACGATCCGAAAAATGAATTTTTCCGGGTATTTTTTAATTGTACAGGATTATATAGAATTTGCAAGAAGAGAAAAAATACCGGTCGGACCTGGTAGAGGCTCTGCCGCCGGCTCAATTGTTTCCTACGCCATAGGAATGACCAATGTTGACCCATTAAGATACAACCTGCTATTTGAAAGATTTCTCAACCCGGACAGAAAAGATATGCCCGACGTTGACACAGACTTTTGTGTGGAAAGAAGAGAAGAAGTTATCAACTACATCAAGTCAAAATACGGTGAAGAAAGAGTAGGTCAAATAGTCACATTTTCTTCTTTGGCTGCAAAAGCTGCGTTGAAAGACGTTGCACGGGTTTTAAATATAAGCTATGCAGAGTCCAATGAAATAAGTAAAGCATTTCCGGGTAAGCCTGGAACGTCTATAAAGTCAGCCTTAGAAATATCTAAAGACCTAAGAGAGTTTCAAAATAAAAATGAAACTAACCAGAAGCTATTTGCAATTGCAGATAGATTGGAAGGAAACTTTCGCCAACCCGGAAGGCACGCTGCCGGTGTTGTTATATCCCCCTACCCATTAGAAGAAGTTGTACCTTTATCTACAGTCGCCGAAAAAGGGAAAAGTGGAAGAGCAATAGTAACCCAATACGATAAAGACAACTTAGAGAGTGTCGGTCTAATCAAAATGGATATTTTAGGTCTGAACAACCTCACAACGATTGACTATGCAGTAAAGCTCATCGAAAAAAGAAAAAACATCAAAATTCAAATTGATGAAATTCCTTTAGACGATAGTGCCACATTCACCCTCCTGAAAAAAGCGAATACACTAGGAATATTTCAGTTAGAATCACCAGGGATCACTGACCTTGTTGCAAAAAGCCAAGTAAAAACGTTTGAAGAGATTGTTGCACTCATTGCTCTATATCGTCCGGGGCCTATGGAATCTGGAATGTTACAAGACTATTTGGATCGAAAAAGTGGAAAACAAAAAGTCACCTATCCTCACGAAAGCTGTGAAACTGTTTTAAAAGAGACCTTTGGAGTTGCGGTTTATCAAGAACAAGTGATGAGTATCTCCAGAATTGTGGGAGGGTTCACTATGGGTGAATCCGATATGCTTCGCAAGGCTATGGCAAAAAAGAAGGCTGAGCTTATGGAGCCGCTTAGAAAAAAATTTATAGAAGGCGCAATACAAAAAGGTCATTCAGAAAAATTTGCCAAAGAATTATTTGATTTATTGGAAAAGTTCGGTGGGTATGGGTTCAACAAGTCCCACTCTGTAGCTTATGCTTTAATTACATATCAAACTGCTTATTTAAAAGCAAATTATCCAACAGAATACTTTACGGCTCTTTTAATTACTGGAAACGGCGATACCTCTACAATTGTTAAATACGTAAATAACGCAAGAGAAATGGGAATTAAAATCTTAAACCCGGATGTAAACGAATCAGATTCAAATTTTACTATTCCAGAAGACAATACAATTCGATTTGGTTTATCTGCATTGAAAGGAGTCGGAGAATTAGCCAGTGAAAATATAATCTTGGCAAGAAAAGACAAAAAGTCTTTTTCAAATTTCATGGAATTTTTAACGAGTATCGATCTCCGATTGGTAAACAAAAAAGTATTTGAAGCTCTGATCCAAGCAGGAGCATTGGACTCATTCGGTTATACCCGAAAATGCCTATTCAACTCTTTAGACCAGATTACAAATTATGCCATAAAAGAGCAAGAAAGGAAATCGGAAGGGCAAATTTCTCTTTTTGAAATGAGCGACAATGAATCTATTTCTTTAAATATACCCAAAAGTTCAGAAGAATGGGGCTTGGACGAAAAATTAAAAAATGAAAAATTGATTACTGGCTTTTTCTTATCCGGTCACCCGTTGGATAAGTTCAAATTCAAACTAAAAAATCTCCCAACTTCAACGATTGAGAAAATTGACAATGTAAACTCCGGATCGAATATAGAGCTTGCAGGGATTATAACAAAACCTCAGTTGAAGCTCACCAAAAAAAATGAAGAATTTATGAATTTCAAATTAGAAGACTATACCGGTGAAATTGATTGTACGATTTTTCCAAAGACTTACCAGAAATTCAAGGAATTGCTTAAAGAAGACAACCCGGTCTTTCTAAAAGGAATTTTAGAAAAAGTAGAAGTTGGAGAATCTGATTTAAGAGGTCAGGTAATCGTAAACTCTATGGAAATTTTATCTGAAGACAGCCTCGAAAAAAGATTAGAAAGATCTCTTCATATTAAAATTGACACTACAGATTTTGCAAATACTGAGCTTGTAATGCGACTGTATTCGATCTTAACTTCGTTTAAAGGAGACTCTTCAGTTTTCTTTCACCTATTGCAATCCTCTACAGAGAAAAAAGTAATCAAAGCGCACCCACACTACTCTATAGAGCCGACCAACGAGCTGATGATGAGACTTACAGAAATTCTGGGAGATGGTACTGTATTCTGTTCGGTGGGTGAAGAGTTAAAAAGTTATTCAAAAAAAATTTAA
- a CDS encoding pseudouridine synthase has translation MNPDNKKKTPRKLKSNEEKKTFHPKDKEDKKPFPKRENKGSKKSFSKAGELPKKEFRDRKSFGDKKEFRDRKPFGDKKEFRDRKSFGDKKEFRDRKPFGDKNEFRDRKSFGDKKEFRDRKPFGDKKEFRDRKSFGDKKEFRDRKPFGDKKEFRDRKSFGDKKEFRDRKPFGDKTDNRRKEFFKKNYSSETNDGFGKSTERKTSYRSGLGEDRNFIKNRNWSDRYESDTEEFDPYSVRRSESIPRDSFRKNKKHELVDEKHFPKTTKNFLIKKKKPDPEEIHREKISLLSKLNKNTKFTDIHDDEDDELPSELRINRFLAKCGFGSRRDSEKLISEGKVKINGIIVNDFSTKIQIGKDEVEVKGEIVTPILQNFTIAFNKPPGYISSHYDLHNENTVFHLLPKEYKRFFLAGRLDITSRGLMILSSDGDLIQTLSHPSFHQKKTYRLVVENCPDEKNLRESFLRGIEDDGEFLRAKEVEVLDKSKGLVKVVLEEGRKRQLHRMFAKVGAKVLDLQRISIGKLKLDDLDIAEGEFKKIEKEDIFY, from the coding sequence ATGAACCCAGATAATAAAAAGAAAACCCCAAGAAAACTTAAGTCAAACGAAGAAAAAAAAACTTTTCACCCTAAGGACAAAGAAGATAAAAAACCTTTTCCAAAACGAGAGAATAAAGGTTCGAAAAAGAGTTTTTCTAAGGCTGGAGAATTGCCTAAAAAAGAATTCAGAGACAGAAAATCTTTCGGAGATAAAAAAGAATTCAGAGACAGAAAACCTTTTGGAGATAAAAAAGAATTCAGAGACAGAAAATCTTTCGGTGATAAAAAAGAATTCAGGGACAGAAAACCTTTCGGTGATAAAAATGAATTCAGGGACAGAAAATCTTTCGGAGATAAAAAAGAATTCAGAGACAGAAAACCTTTCGGAGATAAAAAAGAATTCAGGGACAGAAAATCTTTTGGAGATAAAAAAGAATTCAGGGACAGAAAACCTTTCGGAGATAAAAAAGAATTCAGAGACAGAAAATCTTTTGGAGATAAAAAAGAATTCAGGGATAGAAAACCTTTCGGTGATAAAACGGACAATCGAAGAAAAGAATTTTTTAAAAAAAACTATTCTTCAGAAACGAATGACGGCTTTGGGAAATCTACAGAAAGAAAAACTTCTTATCGTTCCGGTTTAGGAGAAGATCGAAATTTTATTAAAAATAGAAATTGGTCGGATAGGTATGAATCTGATACAGAAGAGTTTGATCCATATTCGGTTAGAAGAAGTGAATCTATTCCAAGAGATTCTTTCAGAAAAAATAAAAAGCATGAGTTGGTAGATGAAAAGCATTTTCCAAAGACTACAAAAAATTTTTTAATAAAAAAGAAAAAACCTGATCCAGAAGAAATCCATCGTGAAAAAATCAGCTTACTCTCCAAGTTAAATAAGAATACGAAATTTACTGATATACACGATGACGAGGATGATGAACTTCCTTCTGAGCTTAGAATCAATCGTTTCTTGGCAAAATGTGGGTTTGGGAGCCGTAGAGATTCTGAAAAACTAATCTCTGAAGGGAAGGTAAAAATAAACGGAATAATTGTGAATGATTTTTCTACTAAAATTCAAATAGGGAAAGATGAGGTAGAAGTTAAAGGAGAGATCGTTACCCCGATTTTGCAAAACTTTACAATTGCTTTCAATAAGCCTCCCGGATATATTTCTTCTCACTACGATTTGCACAATGAGAATACGGTATTTCATTTATTGCCAAAAGAATATAAGAGATTTTTTCTTGCAGGTCGGTTGGACATTACCTCTCGGGGTTTAATGATTTTGTCTTCAGACGGTGATCTAATTCAAACACTAAGCCATCCTTCTTTTCATCAAAAAAAAACGTATAGGCTTGTAGTGGAAAATTGCCCTGATGAAAAGAACTTAAGAGAAAGTTTTCTTCGAGGAATCGAGGACGATGGTGAATTTCTTAGAGCTAAGGAAGTTGAGGTATTGGATAAATCGAAAGGACTTGTGAAGGTGGTATTGGAAGAAGGCAGAAAAAGACAATTGCATAGAATGTTTGCAAAAGTTGGTGCCAAAGTTTTGGACCTTCAAAGAATTTCAATAGGAAAACTAAAGTTAGACGATTTAGATATTGCAGAAGGAGAATTCAAAAAGATTGAAAAGGAAGATATTTTTTATTAA
- the ilvN gene encoding acetolactate synthase small subunit yields MKHVISILVNNHPGVMSHVSGLFTRRGYNIDSIAVGVTDNPEISCMTIVVNGDEAVVGQVKNQLLKLTDVLKVVDLAYHESLTRELVLMTIKSTNSTRFEIISICEVFQAKIVDMTDESLMVEFAGSSRQVNAIILMLKKFGISEIARTGQIALPYQTKEW; encoded by the coding sequence ATGAAACACGTAATTAGTATTTTAGTAAATAATCATCCGGGTGTAATGAGTCATGTATCCGGTTTATTTACACGCCGAGGATACAATATTGATTCGATCGCTGTGGGCGTAACAGACAACCCTGAAATTTCCTGTATGACAATAGTTGTGAATGGAGATGAAGCGGTTGTAGGTCAGGTAAAAAATCAACTATTAAAATTGACCGATGTATTGAAAGTAGTGGATCTTGCCTACCATGAATCTTTAACAAGAGAGCTTGTGCTAATGACTATAAAGTCAACAAATTCTACAAGATTTGAAATTATTTCTATTTGTGAAGTGTTTCAAGCAAAGATAGTAGATATGACCGATGAGTCTCTCATGGTAGAGTTTGCTGGAAGCTCAAGACAAGTAAATGCAATTATCTTAATGTTGAAGAAATTCGGAATTAGCGAGATTGCAAGAACAGGTCAAATTGCACTTCCTTATCAAACTAAAGAGTGGTAG
- a CDS encoding FecR domain-containing protein, producing MKIKIVHLILLAFLVSIFLTHCEDKKRENTVGVISFVKGKAVVERNSKKTDLKYGEKVWEGDKIFTYNNSVLVLVFHNDLGEMEIQSNTVLTINSLLKQIQSIQVQKGSVWTRITKLGKGNEFYLHTPTSVASVRGTKFYTFQIGAYQGTCHCEGQIQLELKDQEYNKVNLKDILVFYKDKKNVVINPEDWKPPKSKEERHRHSQIDNSPLGQRNNLTKVESDMLLKTIDGLFQK from the coding sequence ATGAAAATAAAAATTGTTCATCTCATATTATTGGCTTTTTTGGTAAGTATTTTTTTGACTCACTGCGAGGATAAAAAAAGAGAAAATACGGTAGGGGTTATCAGTTTTGTGAAAGGGAAGGCAGTGGTTGAAAGAAATTCAAAAAAAACTGATCTAAAATACGGAGAGAAGGTTTGGGAAGGGGATAAAATTTTTACATACAATAATTCTGTTTTGGTGTTAGTGTTTCATAATGATCTTGGGGAAATGGAGATTCAATCTAATACGGTTTTAACTATAAATTCATTATTAAAACAAATACAATCTATTCAAGTTCAAAAGGGAAGCGTTTGGACAAGAATCACAAAACTTGGAAAAGGGAATGAATTTTATTTACACACACCAACATCGGTTGCGAGCGTTCGGGGAACAAAATTTTATACATTCCAAATAGGAGCCTATCAAGGTACTTGTCATTGTGAAGGTCAGATTCAATTAGAGCTAAAAGATCAAGAATATAATAAAGTAAATTTAAAAGATATTTTGGTTTTCTATAAAGATAAGAAAAATGTTGTGATAAATCCGGAAGATTGGAAACCGCCTAAATCTAAAGAGGAAAGACACCGACATTCGCAAATAGATAACAGTCCATTGGGTCAGAGAAATAATTTGACTAAGGTAGAATCTGACATGCTATTGAAAACTATTGATGGACTGTTTCAAAAATAA
- a CDS encoding arylesterase: MKYIFLLLLFCVFYCEKHTEEKIIENSTHTKSSPKTILFFGDSLTAGMGLDSQEDSFVGIIQKKLDKEDFRYIAINSGLSGDTTSGGISRLDWALSKKPDIFVLELGANDSMRGISPSQIKSNLIQIIQMVKRRYPDCKILLLGMKTFPNLGPIYARKFEKIFPEIQIEENIILVPFLLEKIAGENSLNQLDGIHPTEEGHKIMADTVYKYLRPMLKR; encoded by the coding sequence GTGAAATACATTTTTTTACTTTTACTATTTTGTGTTTTTTATTGTGAAAAACATACAGAGGAAAAAATTATAGAAAATTCGACCCACACAAAATCTTCTCCCAAAACTATTCTATTTTTTGGAGACAGCCTTACTGCTGGAATGGGGTTGGATTCCCAAGAAGACTCTTTTGTAGGAATAATCCAAAAAAAATTAGACAAGGAAGACTTTCGTTATATTGCGATCAATTCAGGTTTAAGCGGAGATACTACATCGGGTGGGATTTCCAGACTAGATTGGGCTCTCTCAAAAAAACCAGATATATTTGTATTGGAGCTTGGTGCAAATGATTCCATGAGAGGGATTTCACCGTCGCAAATCAAGTCCAATTTAATTCAAATTATTCAAATGGTAAAAAGAAGATACCCTGATTGTAAGATATTATTACTCGGAATGAAAACATTTCCAAACCTCGGACCGATCTATGCCCGTAAATTTGAAAAAATTTTTCCAGAAATACAAATAGAAGAAAATATTATCCTTGTTCCGTTTTTATTGGAGAAAATTGCGGGTGAAAACTCTCTAAACCAACTGGACGGAATCCACCCTACCGAAGAAGGCCATAAAATTATGGCGGATACAGTCTATAAATATTTACGACCTATGTTAAAAAGGTAG
- the clpP gene encoding ATP-dependent Clp endopeptidase proteolytic subunit ClpP, producing MALMPYVIEQTSRGERQYDIFSRLLKDRIIFIGNAIDDDYANVITAQLLFLDAESPERDIWLYINSPGGYVSSGLAIYDTMQYIKSEVRTLCIGQASSMASLLLAGGAKGKRSALPHARIMLHQPYGGASGQASDIEIQAKEILHIKTTMNQIYQKHTGKTAENIEKDTERNFYMTAEEAKNYGLIDNVVITDRKKEKTKG from the coding sequence ATGGCTCTTATGCCTTATGTAATAGAGCAAACCAGTCGGGGAGAAAGACAGTACGATATATTTTCAAGACTCTTAAAAGATAGAATTATCTTTATCGGAAATGCTATTGATGACGATTACGCCAATGTAATTACGGCTCAGTTGTTATTTTTAGATGCAGAAAGCCCAGAAAGAGATATTTGGCTTTATATAAATTCTCCCGGAGGCTATGTTTCTTCGGGTCTTGCAATTTATGACACAATGCAATACATCAAATCAGAGGTAAGAACACTTTGCATAGGACAGGCTTCTTCTATGGCGTCTCTACTACTCGCAGGTGGAGCCAAAGGCAAAAGATCGGCACTACCTCACGCAAGAATCATGCTCCACCAACCTTACGGTGGTGCCTCAGGTCAAGCAAGCGACATTGAAATACAAGCAAAAGAAATTTTGCATATAAAAACTACTATGAATCAAATTTATCAAAAACATACTGGTAAAACTGCCGAAAATATAGAAAAGGATACAGAAAGAAATTTCTATATGACCGCAGAAGAAGCAAAGAACTATGGTCTAATAGACAATGTTGTAATTACTGACAGAAAAAAAGAAAAAACGAAAGGATAA
- the clpX gene encoding ATP-dependent Clp protease ATP-binding subunit ClpX encodes MGNEKLFCSFCGKEQDSVKRLVAGPGVYICDECIALCTEIIADDPNQSDKTSTLGDVPKPNEIKKILDQYVIGQEVAKKALSVAVYNHYKRIHFNLKKSDVELEKSNILLIGPTGSGKTLLAQTLAKILKVPFAIVDATALTEAGYVGEDVENIILKLIQNAENDIKKAELGIIYIDEIDKIARKSDSASITRDVSGEGVQQALLKIIEGTLANVPPQGGRKHPHQDYISIDTKNILFICGGAFVDLDRIVKARTGVKVIGFSSDNKEASKEDTLKEVIPEDLLKFGLIPEFVGRLPILATLDEINVETMKKIFTEPKNSIMKQYIKMFELENVKLKFTEGAISAIAELALKRESGARGLRAIIEDTMMELMFQIPSRTDIVEVVITEEVIQRKEAPVLILKSEEKIA; translated from the coding sequence ATGGGAAATGAAAAACTATTTTGTTCATTTTGCGGTAAAGAACAGGACTCAGTAAAAAGACTCGTTGCAGGGCCCGGAGTCTATATTTGTGACGAATGTATAGCTCTTTGCACAGAAATCATCGCAGATGATCCTAATCAATCAGATAAGACCTCTACTCTGGGTGATGTCCCAAAACCAAACGAAATCAAAAAAATTTTAGACCAATACGTAATCGGTCAAGAAGTCGCTAAGAAAGCTCTTTCGGTCGCAGTTTACAACCACTATAAAAGAATTCATTTTAATTTAAAAAAGTCTGATGTAGAATTAGAGAAATCAAATATTCTTCTCATTGGTCCGACAGGTAGCGGTAAAACTCTACTGGCTCAAACTCTTGCAAAAATACTAAAAGTACCATTTGCTATTGTAGATGCTACAGCACTTACAGAAGCAGGCTATGTAGGAGAAGATGTTGAGAATATTATACTTAAGTTGATTCAAAACGCCGAAAACGATATAAAAAAAGCAGAACTTGGAATCATCTATATAGACGAAATTGATAAGATCGCTCGAAAATCAGATAGTGCTTCTATTACACGAGATGTTAGTGGCGAAGGTGTACAACAGGCTTTGTTAAAAATTATCGAAGGAACTCTAGCAAACGTTCCTCCTCAAGGCGGTCGAAAGCACCCTCATCAGGATTATATTTCTATTGATACCAAAAATATTTTATTTATATGCGGTGGAGCATTTGTAGATTTAGACAGGATTGTGAAAGCAAGAACTGGTGTTAAGGTGATCGGATTTAGTTCTGACAATAAAGAAGCCTCAAAAGAAGATACACTAAAAGAAGTGATCCCAGAAGATTTACTAAAATTTGGTTTAATTCCTGAATTCGTTGGACGACTTCCAATTCTTGCAACCTTAGACGAAATTAATGTTGAAACAATGAAAAAAATCTTTACCGAGCCTAAAAACTCTATCATGAAGCAATACATTAAAATGTTTGAGCTTGAGAATGTAAAACTCAAATTTACAGAAGGAGCAATTTCAGCAATTGCAGAATTAGCTTTGAAAAGAGAATCCGGCGCAAGAGGACTCAGGGCTATCATTGAAGATACGATGATGGAATTAATGTTTCAGATTCCATCCAGAACAGATATTGTAGAAGTTGTAATTACAGAAGAAGTGATTCAACGAAAAGAAGCTCCGGTATTGATTTTAAAATCTGAAGAAAAAATAGCCTAA